The nucleotide sequence TAGCGGCGTTTCTAGCCCCGGCGGGCTTGGCGCCGGCTCACGGGGGGGACCACGAGGACTGGACAGGGTGCCTGCATGAGGACCCCATGGGTGGTACTGCCGACGAGCAGGTCATAAATCGCCCCGTGGCCGTGTGAGCCCATCACAATGTAGGCCGCCCGGGCCGAGACCGCCTTGGCCAGGATCGCCGCCACGGGTGCCCCGCTCCGCTGCACGGTCGTGGCGCGGACCCCGCGCTTGCCGCAATGCCGGTCCAGCGCCCGCAGGCTGCGCGCGGCGGTTTTGCCCGCCACCTCGGTGAGTTCGGTCAACTGGCCGGCGTCAAAGGCGTACACATCGCTCAGCATGACCGGCGGCGGGGGTACGACATGCATCAGGATCAACCGCCCATCCACCCGCCGCGCCAGCTCACAGGCCGCGTTGCACACCTGCACCGCCGCCGGGGAAAGATCGAGGGGTACCAGGATCGTCTTCATGCCCCCACTATACTCCCTTGGCCCGCGGATGCCGGGCGGATCTTGCGACGGTTTCCGCGCCGGTTGCGGGCGTTACAATCAGCCGGCGATGCGGGCCAGCGCCCGCGGGAACAGGACGTTGTTCTCCTTGTGCACATGGTGGTGCAGGTCGGCCTCGAGTTGGGCCAGCCCGGCGAGCATCGCGCGGTGCGTGTTGCAGGCGTCGGCGTCGGGCGCAAAGCCGTCGGTGAGCTCGCGCAGCCGCTCGAGCGCGCGGCCGGCGTCGGCATGCTCGGCCTCCATGCAAGCGATGGGCTCGGCAATGCTCGCGTGGAACCCGCCGCGCACCCCGGCGTCAATCTGCCGCACGAGGGGGAACAGCACGACCTCCTCCTTCTGCATATGGGCGAGCATGTCGCTCGCGAGGTCCTGCACCGTGGCGGCCAGCTCCGCGAGGCGCGCGTCGCGCCAGCCGTGCTTGGTGGCCACGCGGGCGGACATCTCCACCAGGCGCGGCAGCTCGGCCTTGAGGTAGCGGTGGTGGGACTGCTCGATGTGGTCGGCGAGCTGGCTGAGGGAAAGGGTGGCGGCGTTGACCTCGGCCGGGCCGGCGGCAAGCGCGGCGGTCGCCGCCTCCAGCAGGCCGATGACGGTCAGCACGGAAAGCCCGCGCGAGTCGCTGGCGGCGGCGAGGCTCTGCTTGCCGCCGCAGCAATAGTCGAGGCGCAGTTCTTCAAAGACGCGGGCGAGCGAGGGGCACGCGGCAACGAGGTCGCCGATGCGTGATTCCGGGGTGATGGCAGGCAGGGTCGTGGTGGGCATGGCGTCCACTCTACCCCGCCCCCGCCGTCCCGGCCTTGAGCTGGGTCAAGCATCCTTCGATCCGCTGGTTTGATTGGTGGGTCAGCGCGCTCGCGGCGGGTCGAAATACATCGGACGGCCTTGGGGTAGGAGCCTGCTTGCAGGCGAATCACGGCCTCAACCGCGGGTGCAGGCCCGGAATCGCC is from Lacunisphaera limnophila and encodes:
- a CDS encoding universal stress protein; protein product: MKTILVPLDLSPAAVQVCNAACELARRVDGRLILMHVVPPPPVMLSDVYAFDAGQLTELTEVAGKTAARSLRALDRHCGKRGVRATTVQRSGAPVAAILAKAVSARAAYIVMGSHGHGAIYDLLVGSTTHGVLMQAPCPVLVVPPVSRRQARRG
- the ric gene encoding iron-sulfur cluster repair di-iron protein, producing MPTTTLPAITPESRIGDLVAACPSLARVFEELRLDYCCGGKQSLAAASDSRGLSVLTVIGLLEAATAALAAGPAEVNAATLSLSQLADHIEQSHHRYLKAELPRLVEMSARVATKHGWRDARLAELAATVQDLASDMLAHMQKEEVVLFPLVRQIDAGVRGGFHASIAEPIACMEAEHADAGRALERLRELTDGFAPDADACNTHRAMLAGLAQLEADLHHHVHKENNVLFPRALARIAG